From the Streptomyces sp. Tu 2975 genome, one window contains:
- the hemQ gene encoding hydrogen peroxide-dependent heme synthase, which translates to MSAPEKIPNAGKKAKDLNEVIRYTLWSVFKLRDVLPEDRSGYADEVQELFDQLAAKDVTVRGTYDVSGLRADADVMIWWHAETADELQDAYNRFRRTRLGRALEPVWSNMALHRPAEFNKSHIPAFLADETPRNYVSVYPFVRSYDWYLLPDEDRRRMLSDHGKMARGYPDVRANTVASFSLGDYEWMLAFEADELYRIVDLMRHLRASEARMHVREEVPFYTGRRKDVADLVAGLA; encoded by the coding sequence ATGAGTGCGCCAGAAAAGATCCCGAACGCAGGCAAGAAGGCCAAGGACCTCAACGAGGTCATCCGGTACACGCTGTGGTCCGTCTTCAAGTTGCGCGACGTGCTGCCCGAGGACCGTTCCGGTTACGCCGATGAGGTCCAGGAGCTGTTCGACCAGCTCGCCGCCAAGGACGTCACCGTGCGCGGCACGTACGACGTGTCCGGGCTGCGTGCCGACGCCGACGTGATGATCTGGTGGCACGCCGAGACCGCGGACGAGCTCCAGGACGCGTACAACCGCTTCCGCCGCACCCGTCTGGGCCGCGCACTCGAGCCGGTGTGGTCGAACATGGCGCTGCACCGCCCCGCCGAGTTCAACAAGTCGCACATCCCGGCGTTCCTGGCCGACGAGACTCCCCGCAACTACGTCTCGGTCTACCCCTTCGTGCGCTCCTACGACTGGTACCTGCTCCCCGACGAGGACCGTCGCCGGATGCTCTCCGACCACGGCAAGATGGCCCGCGGCTACCCGGACGTGCGCGCCAACACGGTCGCCTCCTTCTCGCTCGGCGACTACGAGTGGATGCTCGCCTTCGAGGCGGACGAGCTGTACCGCATCGTCGACCTGATGCGGCACCTGCGTGCCTCCGAGGCGCGGATGCACGTCCGCGAGGAGGTCCCGTTCTACACCGGACGCCGCAAGGACGTGGCGGACCTCGTCGCGGGTCTCGCGTAA
- a CDS encoding response regulator transcription factor — protein sequence MSVLLEQPASLVAYRPNKPTAMVVVADPRVRSTVTRHLWALGVRDVIEASSIAEARPRVGNPRDICVADVHLPDGSGLTLLSETRAAGWPNGLALSAADDIGAVRNALAGGVKGYVVTGTRTNIGHPTRPGAAPIGAAANRMHRRPPGAPSHPGGYRELSGREVEVLRLVAEGQSNKAIGVSMGLSALTVKSHLARIARKLGTGDRAGMVAVALRTGIIH from the coding sequence GTGTCCGTTCTTCTCGAGCAGCCCGCAAGCCTGGTCGCCTACCGCCCGAACAAGCCGACGGCCATGGTCGTCGTGGCCGACCCGCGCGTCCGTTCCACCGTCACCCGCCACCTGTGGGCACTCGGGGTCCGTGACGTCATCGAGGCGTCGTCCATCGCGGAGGCACGTCCCCGCGTCGGCAACCCGCGCGACATCTGCGTTGCCGACGTCCATCTGCCCGACGGTTCCGGGCTGACCCTCCTGTCCGAGACCCGCGCGGCGGGCTGGCCCAACGGCCTCGCCCTCTCCGCCGCCGACGACATCGGCGCCGTGCGCAACGCCCTGGCCGGCGGCGTCAAGGGTTACGTCGTCACCGGCACCCGAACCAACATCGGCCACCCGACCCGCCCCGGCGCCGCCCCCATCGGCGCCGCGGCGAACCGTATGCACCGCCGCCCCCCGGGTGCCCCGAGCCACCCGGGCGGCTACCGCGAGCTGTCCGGCCGCGAGGTCGAGGTCCTTCGCCTCGTCGCGGAAGGCCAGTCCAACAAGGCCATCGGCGTCTCGATGGGCCTGTCCGCGCTGACCGTCAAGAGCCACCTCGCCCGTATCGCCCGCAAGCTCGGCACGGGTGACCGTGCCGGAATGGTGGCCGTGGCACTGCGCACCGGAATCATCCACTGA
- a CDS encoding FAD-dependent oxidoreductase, with protein MTATERLVIIGGDAAGMSAASQARRMKGPDELEIVAFERGHFSSFSACGIPYWVGGDVGERDELIARTPEEHRERAIDLRMRTEVTEIDVAGGRVRARDAGTGAESWTGYDKLVIATGARPIRPALPGIDAPGVHGLQTLDDGQALLDTLSRTEGRRAVVVGAGYIGVEMAEALLKRGYEVTVVNRGEQPMATLDPDMGRLVHEAMSGMGITTVSGTAVTGIRTDDDGRVRAVVTDGGEHPADVVVLGIGVEPETALARAAGLPLGSHGGLLTDLAMRVRGHENIWAGGDCVEVLDLVSGRERHIALGTHANKHGQVIGANAGGGYGTFPGVVGTAVSKVCELEIARTGLREKDARAVGLQYVTATIESTSRAGYYPAAAPMTVKMLAERRTGRLLGVQIVGREGAGKRVDVAAVALTAGMTVEQMTALDLGYAPPFSPVWDPVLVAARKASAAVRAGA; from the coding sequence ATGACAGCGACCGAACGGCTGGTGATCATCGGGGGTGACGCGGCGGGCATGTCCGCCGCGTCGCAGGCGCGCAGGATGAAGGGACCGGACGAGCTGGAGATCGTCGCGTTCGAACGCGGCCACTTCAGCTCGTTCTCGGCGTGCGGCATCCCGTACTGGGTGGGCGGTGATGTAGGCGAGCGCGACGAACTGATCGCGCGCACCCCCGAGGAGCACCGCGAGCGGGCCATCGATCTGCGCATGCGCACCGAGGTGACGGAGATCGACGTCGCGGGCGGCCGGGTGCGCGCTCGCGACGCCGGGACGGGCGCCGAATCGTGGACCGGCTACGACAAGCTGGTGATCGCGACCGGCGCCCGGCCGATCCGCCCCGCGCTGCCGGGTATCGACGCGCCCGGTGTGCACGGCCTGCAGACCCTCGACGACGGCCAGGCACTGCTGGACACCCTCTCCCGCACGGAGGGCCGGCGCGCGGTCGTCGTCGGCGCCGGCTACATCGGCGTCGAGATGGCGGAGGCACTCCTCAAGCGCGGCTACGAGGTGACGGTCGTCAACCGCGGCGAGCAGCCGATGGCGACCCTGGACCCCGACATGGGCCGGCTGGTCCACGAGGCGATGTCCGGCATGGGCATCACCACCGTCTCCGGTACGGCCGTCACGGGGATCCGCACCGATGACGACGGCCGGGTCCGGGCCGTCGTCACCGACGGCGGCGAACACCCGGCGGACGTCGTGGTCCTCGGCATCGGCGTCGAACCGGAGACGGCCCTCGCCCGCGCGGCCGGCCTGCCGCTCGGTAGCCACGGCGGCCTGCTCACCGACCTCGCGATGCGGGTCCGCGGCCACGAGAACATCTGGGCCGGCGGCGACTGCGTCGAGGTCCTCGACCTCGTCTCCGGCCGCGAACGCCACATCGCGCTCGGCACGCACGCCAACAAGCACGGACAGGTCATCGGCGCGAACGCGGGCGGCGGGTACGGCACGTTCCCGGGCGTCGTCGGCACCGCGGTGAGCAAGGTCTGCGAACTGGAGATCGCCCGCACGGGCCTGCGGGAGAAGGACGCCCGCGCGGTGGGCCTTCAGTACGTGACGGCGACCATCGAGTCGACGAGCCGCGCCGGCTATTACCCGGCCGCCGCTCCGATGACGGTGAAGATGCTCGCGGAACGCCGCACGGGCCGCCTGCTGGGCGTCCAGATCGTGGGGCGGGAGGGCGCGGGCAAACGCGTGGACGTCGCGGCGGTTGCGCTGACGGCCGGTATGACCGTCGAACAGATGACGGCGCTGGACCTCGGCTACGCCCCGCCGTTCTCCCCGGTCTGGGACCCGGTTCTGGTGGCGGCCCGCAAGGCGTCGGCGGCGGTGCGGGCGGGAGCGTAG
- a CDS encoding nuclear transport factor 2 family protein, giving the protein MDSLSTATPSPRRARSATASAALAWSAIRGSNPGKAIHPEDITRLFFERSNAGDAAWVAALYEEDAVLACPPGRQTVGREAIRALWEKALANVPRFRPEAPLPTLISGDLALTSTPPPDGAGARAQVARRRPDGSRLRVLHQPEFVPPTH; this is encoded by the coding sequence ATGGACTCGCTGAGCACCGCGACGCCGAGTCCGCGCCGGGCGAGGTCCGCCACGGCGTCCGCGGCGCTCGCCTGGAGCGCGATCCGGGGTTCGAACCCCGGGAAGGCAATACACCCCGAGGACATCACCCGCCTCTTCTTCGAACGCTCCAACGCGGGCGACGCGGCATGGGTGGCCGCGCTGTACGAGGAGGACGCGGTCCTGGCCTGTCCGCCGGGCCGGCAGACCGTGGGCCGCGAAGCGATCAGGGCCCTGTGGGAGAAGGCGCTGGCGAACGTGCCCAGGTTCCGTCCCGAGGCGCCGCTGCCCACACTGATCAGCGGGGATCTCGCGCTGACGTCCACCCCGCCGCCGGACGGTGCCGGGGCCCGGGCGCAGGTCGCCCGCCGCCGGCCGGACGGGAGCCGGCTGCGGGTGCTCCACCAGCCGGAGTTCGTGCCCCCGACGCACTGA
- a CDS encoding acetyl-CoA C-acyltransferase, whose amino-acid sequence MPRTVRDVVFVDGVRTPFGKAGPKGIYHETRADDLVVKAIRELLRRNPALDPAKIDEVAIAATTQIGDQGLTLGRTAGILAGLPQSVPGYSIDRMCAGALTAVTSVAGSIAFGAYDAVIAGGVEHMGRHPMGEGVDPNPRFVSEKLVDESALFMGMTAENLHDRYPQITKQRADEYAVRSQEKAAKAYADGKIQQDLVPVSVRRTNPEAGETGWGLVTADEPMRPGTTLESLAGLKTPFRVHGRVTAGNAAGLNDGATASIIASEEFAREHNLPVKMRLVSYAFAGVEPEVMGYGPIPATEKALAKAGLSIEDINLFEINEAFAVQVLAFLEHYGIADDDARVNQYGGAIAYGHPLASSGVRLMTQLARQFEEQPEVRYGLTTMCVGFGMGATVIWENPHHKDAGGDK is encoded by the coding sequence GTGCCTCGTACCGTCAGGGACGTCGTCTTCGTCGACGGCGTCCGCACCCCGTTCGGCAAGGCGGGCCCGAAGGGCATCTACCACGAGACCCGCGCCGACGATCTCGTCGTGAAGGCCATCCGGGAACTGCTGCGCCGCAACCCGGCCCTCGACCCCGCGAAGATCGACGAGGTCGCCATCGCCGCGACCACGCAGATCGGTGACCAGGGTCTGACCCTCGGCCGTACCGCCGGCATCCTCGCCGGTCTGCCGCAGTCCGTGCCCGGCTACTCCATCGACCGGATGTGCGCCGGTGCGCTCACCGCCGTGACGAGCGTCGCCGGTTCCATCGCGTTCGGCGCGTACGACGCCGTCATCGCCGGTGGTGTCGAGCACATGGGCCGCCACCCCATGGGCGAGGGCGTCGACCCGAACCCGCGCTTCGTCAGCGAGAAGCTCGTCGACGAGTCGGCCCTCTTCATGGGCATGACCGCGGAGAACCTGCACGACCGGTACCCGCAGATCACCAAGCAGCGCGCCGACGAGTACGCCGTGCGTTCGCAGGAGAAGGCCGCCAAGGCGTACGCCGACGGCAAGATCCAGCAGGACCTGGTGCCGGTCTCCGTCCGCCGCACCAACCCCGAGGCCGGCGAGACCGGCTGGGGCCTGGTCACCGCCGACGAGCCGATGCGCCCGGGCACCACGCTCGAGTCCCTCGCGGGCCTGAAGACGCCGTTCCGCGTCCACGGCCGCGTCACCGCCGGCAACGCCGCGGGCCTGAACGACGGCGCCACCGCCTCGATCATCGCGTCCGAGGAGTTCGCCCGCGAGCACAACCTCCCGGTCAAGATGCGTCTCGTCTCGTACGCCTTCGCCGGTGTCGAGCCGGAGGTCATGGGTTACGGCCCGATCCCGGCGACCGAGAAGGCCCTCGCCAAGGCCGGCCTGTCGATCGAGGACATCAACCTCTTCGAGATCAACGAGGCCTTCGCCGTCCAGGTGCTGGCGTTCCTCGAGCACTACGGCATCGCCGACGACGACGCGCGCGTCAACCAGTACGGCGGCGCCATCGCGTACGGCCACCCGCTGGCCTCCTCCGGCGTGCGTCTGATGACGCAGCTGGCCCGCCAGTTCGAGGAGCAGCCGGAGGTCCGCTACGGCCTCACCACGATGTGCGTCGGCTTCGGCATGGGCGCCACGGTCATCTGGGAGAACCCGCACCACAAGGACGCCGGAGGCGACAAGTGA
- the hemE gene encoding uroporphyrinogen decarboxylase, producing MSANNRPPGHQTTYDSAFLKACRREPVPHTPVWFMRQAGRSLPEYLKVREGIPMLESCMRPDLVAEITLQPVRRHKVDAAIYFSDIVVPLKAIGIDLDIKPGVGPVVAEPIRTRADLTRLRDLTPEDVWYVTEAMGMLTAELGGTPLIGFAGAPFTLASYLVEGGPSRNHENTKALMYGDPQLWADLLDRLAEITSAFLKVQIEAGASAVQLFDSWVGALAPADYRRSVMPASVKVFEAVASYGVPRIHFGVGTGELLGLMGEAGADVVGVDWRVPLDEAARRVGPGKALQGNLDPAVLFSTPEAVESKTREVLDAAAGLEGHVFNLGHGVLPTTDPDALTRLVAYVHEQTAR from the coding sequence GTGAGCGCCAACAACCGCCCCCCGGGCCACCAGACGACGTACGACTCCGCTTTTCTGAAGGCGTGCCGCCGCGAGCCGGTGCCGCACACGCCGGTCTGGTTCATGCGTCAGGCGGGCCGCTCACTGCCCGAGTACCTGAAGGTCCGTGAAGGCATCCCGATGCTCGAGTCGTGCATGCGGCCCGACCTCGTCGCGGAGATCACGCTGCAGCCCGTCCGGCGGCACAAGGTCGACGCGGCGATCTACTTCAGCGACATCGTCGTGCCGCTCAAGGCCATCGGCATCGACCTCGACATCAAACCGGGCGTCGGACCGGTGGTCGCGGAGCCGATCCGCACCCGCGCCGACCTCACGCGGCTGCGCGATCTCACACCGGAAGACGTCTGGTACGTCACCGAGGCCATGGGGATGCTCACCGCCGAGCTCGGCGGGACCCCACTCATCGGCTTCGCCGGCGCGCCCTTCACCCTCGCGAGCTACCTCGTGGAGGGCGGGCCCTCGCGCAACCACGAGAACACCAAGGCCCTGATGTACGGCGACCCGCAGCTGTGGGCCGACCTGCTGGACCGCCTCGCGGAGATCACCTCCGCATTCCTGAAGGTCCAGATCGAGGCCGGCGCGTCCGCGGTACAGCTCTTCGACTCGTGGGTGGGTGCGCTGGCTCCCGCCGACTACCGGCGCTCGGTGATGCCCGCGTCGGTCAAGGTCTTCGAGGCCGTCGCCTCCTACGGCGTCCCGCGGATCCACTTCGGCGTCGGTACGGGCGAACTGCTCGGCCTCATGGGCGAGGCGGGCGCGGACGTGGTCGGCGTCGACTGGCGCGTCCCGCTGGACGAGGCCGCGCGCCGGGTCGGCCCCGGCAAGGCGCTCCAGGGGAACCTGGACCCGGCTGTGCTCTTCTCCACGCCGGAAGCGGTCGAGTCGAAGACCCGTGAGGTGCTGGACGCGGCCGCGGGGCTGGAGGGGCACGTCTTCAACCTCGGGCACGGGGTGCTGCCGACGACGGACCCGGACGCGCTGACGCGGCTGGTGGCGTACGTGCACGAGCAGACCGCGCGCTGA
- a CDS encoding DUF4349 domain-containing protein has protein sequence MRARRAFAVLLLTASLGLAGCGAGGSDSGDKAQSVAKPAARDAEGAAGSGQAADEAAGAPAEDGADRDGAAKPSALPSTHVIRTATLEVEVEDATKALAAARRAAGNAGGHVENESTERIDDTHVTSNVVLRVPQERYEAVLAELAGAGKLLSRTADAKDVTGQVVDVESRIATQRASVARVRALMDRATKLSDVVTLEAELSTRQADLESLLAQQATLKDRTSLATITLTLSEKEREETEKEDDGPGFLDALGGGWDALVATLRWVAVAVGAVAPFAALGAVLYAVWRWLVRPRLPRRPAGPTAPASTLPAAPPVTED, from the coding sequence ATGCGTGCACGGCGTGCGTTCGCGGTACTACTTCTCACTGCCTCACTCGGCCTCGCCGGGTGCGGCGCAGGCGGTTCCGACTCCGGCGACAAGGCGCAGAGCGTGGCGAAACCGGCCGCGCGTGACGCGGAGGGCGCGGCCGGCTCGGGACAGGCGGCCGACGAGGCGGCGGGGGCGCCCGCCGAGGACGGCGCGGATCGTGACGGCGCCGCGAAGCCGTCGGCGCTGCCGAGCACCCACGTCATCCGCACGGCCACGCTCGAGGTGGAGGTCGAGGACGCCACCAAGGCGCTCGCCGCGGCCCGCAGGGCGGCGGGGAACGCGGGCGGACACGTGGAGAACGAGAGCACCGAGCGGATCGACGACACGCACGTCACGTCGAACGTCGTGCTGCGGGTGCCGCAGGAGCGTTACGAAGCGGTGCTCGCCGAACTGGCCGGAGCCGGGAAGCTGTTGTCCCGCACGGCCGACGCGAAGGACGTCACCGGCCAGGTCGTGGACGTCGAGAGCCGTATCGCGACCCAGCGGGCGAGCGTCGCCCGGGTACGGGCGCTGATGGACCGGGCGACGAAGCTGTCGGACGTCGTCACGCTCGAGGCGGAGCTGAGTACCCGTCAGGCCGACCTGGAATCGCTGCTCGCACAGCAGGCGACGCTGAAGGACCGCACGTCGCTCGCGACGATCACGCTGACGCTGTCGGAGAAGGAGCGCGAGGAGACCGAGAAGGAGGACGACGGCCCCGGCTTCCTCGACGCGCTCGGCGGCGGCTGGGACGCGCTGGTCGCGACGCTCCGCTGGGTCGCGGTGGCGGTCGGCGCGGTCGCTCCCTTCGCGGCCCTGGGCGCGGTGCTGTACGCGGTGTGGCGGTGGCTGGTACGGCCCCGGCTGCCCCGGCGTCCGGCCGGGCCCACGGCTCCCGCGTCCACTCTCCCGGCCGCGCCCCCGGTCACGGAGGACTGA
- a CDS encoding HRDC domain-containing protein, whose product MTDAQETAAETTLHTTGGAPSDDEVPAAGLPIPLLEPREGIPPVVADEAALAEVIAAFAAGTGPVAVDAERASGYRYGQRAYLVQLRREGAGTALVDPVGCPDLSALGDALADTEWILHAATQDLPCLREIGMVPARIFDTELAGRLGGFPRVGLGAMVEGVLGYALEKGHSAVDWSTRPLPEPWLRYAALDVELLVDLRDALEKELDRQGKLDWAHQEFDAIASAPPPPPRRDPWRRTSGMHKVRRRRQMAVVREMWTVRDRAAQRRDVSPGKVLGDAAIVEAALALPANVHALTALPGFGHRMGRRQLEQWQAAVDRAKALPDSELPQPGQPLNGPPPPRSWADKDPAAAARLSAARAAVSALAEELNMPQENLITPDTVRRVCWEPPVVVTVTSVADMLESLGARQWQRQLVAPLLAGALTAGPA is encoded by the coding sequence GTGACCGACGCCCAAGAGACCGCAGCAGAGACGACACTGCATACCACCGGGGGCGCCCCCTCGGACGACGAGGTCCCTGCCGCAGGGCTGCCGATCCCGTTGCTGGAGCCCCGTGAAGGCATTCCCCCGGTGGTCGCCGACGAGGCCGCGCTGGCCGAGGTGATCGCCGCCTTCGCCGCGGGCACCGGCCCCGTGGCCGTCGACGCGGAGCGCGCGTCCGGCTACCGCTACGGACAGCGCGCATACCTCGTACAGCTGCGCCGCGAGGGTGCCGGCACCGCGCTCGTCGACCCCGTCGGCTGCCCCGACCTGTCGGCGCTCGGCGACGCACTCGCCGACACGGAGTGGATCCTGCACGCCGCCACCCAGGACCTCCCCTGCCTGCGTGAAATAGGCATGGTGCCGGCGCGGATCTTCGACACGGAGCTGGCCGGGCGGCTCGGCGGTTTCCCGCGGGTCGGGCTCGGCGCGATGGTCGAAGGCGTCCTCGGCTACGCCTTGGAGAAGGGCCACTCCGCCGTCGACTGGTCCACCCGCCCGCTGCCCGAACCGTGGCTGCGGTACGCGGCGCTCGACGTGGAGCTGCTGGTCGACCTGCGCGACGCGCTGGAGAAGGAACTGGACCGGCAGGGCAAGCTCGACTGGGCCCACCAGGAGTTCGACGCGATCGCCTCGGCCCCGCCCCCGCCGCCGCGCCGCGATCCCTGGCGGCGTACGTCGGGGATGCACAAGGTGCGCCGCCGCCGCCAGATGGCGGTCGTGCGGGAGATGTGGACGGTGCGCGACCGGGCCGCCCAGCGCCGGGACGTGTCGCCCGGCAAGGTGCTCGGCGACGCCGCGATCGTGGAGGCCGCGCTCGCCCTGCCTGCGAACGTGCACGCCCTCACCGCCCTGCCCGGCTTCGGGCACCGGATGGGGCGGCGTCAGCTCGAGCAGTGGCAGGCCGCGGTCGACCGGGCCAAGGCTCTGCCGGACTCCGAGCTCCCGCAGCCGGGCCAGCCGCTGAACGGTCCCCCGCCGCCGCGGTCGTGGGCCGACAAGGACCCTGCCGCCGCGGCCCGTCTGTCCGCCGCGCGTGCGGCGGTCTCGGCGCTGGCGGAGGAGCTGAACATGCCGCAGGAGAACCTGATCACGCCGGACACCGTGCGGCGGGTGTGCTGGGAGCCACCCGTCGTGGTCACGGTCACATCGGTGGCCGACATGCTGGAGTCCCTCGGCGCGCGTCAGTGGCAGCGGCAGCTCGTCGCGCCGCTGCTGGCCGGGGCGCTCACGGCCGGCCCGGCGTAG
- the hemG gene encoding protoporphyrinogen oxidase, with protein MNVDTQARHAVVIGGGIAGLAAAHRLLASGVRVTLLEATGRLGGKLQSGEIEGVQVDLGAESMLARRPEGTGLARAVGLGDRLEPPATATSAVWTRDALRPMPKGHVMGVPGDASALAGLLSAEGLARIEHEKDLAPTAVGDDVAVGAYVAERLGREVVDRLVEPLLGGVYAGDAYRISMRAAVPQLFEAARTHDSLLEGVRDIQARAAGQQTGGPVFMGLDGGIGTLPGAVADDVRAQGGDIRTETPVLGLTRAADGWRVRTDRGTLDADAVVLATPAWSASALLAAESPAAAAELGRVEYASMALVTMAFRRADVAGMPAGSGFLVPPVDGRTIKASTFSSHKWGWVARGAGDLFVLRTSVGRYGEEQALEREDAELVDVSLTDLRAAVGLTARPVATEVTRWTGGLPQYPVGHLARVARIREEVAALPGLRVCGAVYEGVGIPACIASGQRAADEILATPTLARGTDREAGQ; from the coding sequence ATGAACGTGGACACACAAGCGCGCCATGCCGTCGTCATCGGCGGCGGCATCGCCGGTCTCGCCGCCGCGCACCGGCTGCTCGCTTCCGGCGTACGCGTCACCCTCCTCGAGGCGACCGGTCGGCTCGGCGGCAAACTGCAGTCGGGCGAGATCGAGGGCGTACAGGTCGACCTGGGCGCCGAGTCGATGCTCGCCCGCCGCCCCGAGGGCACCGGCCTCGCCCGCGCGGTCGGTCTCGGCGACCGGCTGGAACCGCCGGCCACGGCGACCTCGGCGGTCTGGACCCGTGACGCGCTGCGGCCCATGCCGAAGGGCCACGTGATGGGAGTACCGGGCGACGCGTCGGCGCTGGCCGGGCTGCTCTCCGCGGAGGGCCTCGCCCGCATCGAGCACGAGAAGGACCTCGCGCCGACCGCCGTGGGCGACGACGTGGCCGTCGGCGCGTACGTCGCCGAGCGCCTCGGGCGGGAGGTCGTCGACCGGCTGGTGGAGCCGCTGCTCGGCGGCGTCTACGCCGGCGACGCCTACCGCATCTCGATGCGCGCGGCCGTCCCCCAGCTCTTCGAGGCGGCCAGGACCCATGACTCGCTGCTCGAGGGAGTGCGGGACATCCAGGCTAGGGCGGCCGGGCAGCAGACGGGCGGGCCTGTCTTCATGGGGCTCGACGGCGGCATCGGCACCCTGCCGGGCGCCGTCGCCGACGATGTGCGCGCCCAGGGCGGCGACATCCGCACGGAGACGCCCGTTCTCGGCCTGACCCGCGCCGCGGACGGCTGGCGGGTCCGCACCGACCGCGGGACCCTCGACGCCGACGCCGTGGTGCTCGCGACGCCGGCCTGGTCCGCGTCCGCGCTGCTGGCGGCCGAGTCGCCGGCCGCCGCGGCCGAGCTCGGCCGTGTCGAGTACGCGTCCATGGCGCTGGTCACCATGGCGTTCCGGCGGGCCGACGTGGCGGGAATGCCGGCGGGCAGCGGATTCCTCGTCCCGCCGGTGGACGGGCGCACCATCAAGGCGTCCACGTTCTCCTCCCACAAGTGGGGCTGGGTCGCGCGGGGCGCCGGCGATCTGTTCGTGCTGCGGACCTCCGTCGGCCGCTACGGCGAGGAGCAGGCCCTCGAGCGCGAGGACGCGGAGCTCGTCGACGTCTCGCTGACGGACCTCCGCGCGGCCGTGGGGCTCACGGCCCGTCCCGTCGCCACCGAGGTCACCCGGTGGACCGGCGGCCTGCCGCAGTACCCCGTGGGCCACCTGGCCCGAGTCGCCCGCATCCGCGAAGAGGTCGCCGCGCTGCCGGGGCTGCGGGTCTGCGGCGCCGTGTACGAAGGCGTGGGGATCCCGGCCTGCATCGCGAGCGGACAGCGCGCCGCCGACGAGATCCTCGCCACGCCGACCCTGGCGCGGGGCACCGATCGGGAGGCGGGACAATAG